A genomic window from Arthrobacter globiformis includes:
- a CDS encoding RNA-binding S4 domain-containing protein, which produces MSSLPSANLPSAPSSVRIDAWLWAIRAYKTRSAATAACRAGHVRVNGNPAKASQSLVPGDTVRVRQPGYERILEVRRLIAKRVGAEAASHCFTDHTPPRPVAPALGLPQRDRGTGRPTKKDRREMERLRGLG; this is translated from the coding sequence ATGAGCAGCCTTCCCTCAGCAAACCTTCCCTCCGCTCCCAGTAGCGTCCGCATCGACGCCTGGCTGTGGGCCATTCGTGCCTACAAAACACGGTCTGCCGCAACCGCCGCGTGCCGCGCCGGGCACGTGCGCGTCAACGGGAATCCGGCCAAGGCCTCGCAGTCACTGGTGCCCGGCGACACCGTTCGCGTCCGCCAGCCCGGCTACGAACGGATCCTCGAGGTGCGGCGGCTTATCGCCAAGCGCGTGGGTGCGGAGGCAGCCTCGCACTGCTTCACCGACCATACGCCTCCCCGGCCGGTGGCTCCGGCCCTTGGGCTGCCGCAGCGGGACCGCGGGACCGGCCGGCCCACCAAGAAGGACCGCCGTGAAATGGAGCGCCTGCGCGGCCTGGGCTGA
- a CDS encoding DUF2795 domain-containing protein, protein MAETPNPIQIQKFLSGIDYPASRETLISRAKESGADSNVLDALQNIPDKEYDGPTAVSSAVSDV, encoded by the coding sequence ATGGCTGAAACACCCAACCCCATCCAGATCCAAAAGTTTCTGAGCGGGATCGACTATCCCGCTAGCCGGGAGACCCTCATCTCCCGCGCCAAGGAGTCGGGCGCGGACAGCAATGTTCTCGACGCCCTCCAGAACATTCCCGACAAGGAATATGACGGTCCGACAGCGGTAAGTTCCGCCGTCTCGGACGTCTAG
- a CDS encoding dihydrofolate reductase family protein — protein sequence MKLTVHTFVTLDGVMQGPGGRDEDTSGGFEFGGWVVPLFDEDMGRMVNGWFAEADAILLGRTTYQMFQPYWEQVTDPDDAVAKALNSLPKYVVSSTLTEATWNNTTILPANFLEAVDDLKSGPGRELQVHGSYRLVRALHDAGLVDEYRLIVFPVVLGQGKRLFEPGVTPSAFTLAGSKATSSGAVHLTLLPAAFGAADLEVGEFEVREGREQVKD from the coding sequence ATGAAACTCACCGTTCACACCTTCGTGACCCTCGACGGCGTCATGCAGGGCCCTGGCGGTAGGGACGAGGACACCAGCGGCGGCTTCGAATTCGGCGGCTGGGTGGTGCCGCTCTTCGACGAGGACATGGGCAGGATGGTGAACGGGTGGTTCGCCGAAGCCGATGCCATCCTCCTGGGCCGCACCACCTACCAGATGTTCCAGCCCTACTGGGAGCAGGTCACCGACCCGGACGACGCCGTAGCCAAGGCGCTCAACAGCCTGCCCAAATATGTGGTGTCCTCAACGCTGACCGAGGCGACGTGGAACAACACCACCATCCTCCCGGCGAATTTCCTCGAGGCCGTTGACGACCTCAAATCAGGCCCGGGCCGGGAGCTCCAGGTCCACGGCAGCTACCGGCTGGTCCGCGCCCTGCACGATGCCGGCCTCGTGGACGAATACCGGCTAATCGTCTTCCCGGTGGTCCTGGGCCAGGGCAAGCGGCTCTTCGAACCCGGCGTCACGCCGTCGGCATTCACCCTGGCCGGGAGCAAGGCGACGTCGTCAGGTGCGGTCCACCTGACCCTGCTGCCCGCCGCCTTCGGTGCCGCTGACCTGGAGGTGGGGGAGTTCGAGGTGCGGGAAGGCCGCGAGCAGGTCAAGGACTGA